One stretch of Hydrogenovibrio kuenenii DSM 12350 DNA includes these proteins:
- a CDS encoding UvrD-helicase domain-containing protein translates to MSISVLQHLQPDTALDDGQARFDAIQPQHSFIVQAPAGSGKTALLTQRFLALLSQVEAPEQIVAMTFTKKAAAEMQERIYHALQASQHPLKADAGIYEKNTWLLAQAALQNSEKQQWQLLENPQRLRIRTLDSMNSALVQQMPLLSRFGASVSVITDAEVLYRQAARDALNDPDAAKASITLIEKVNGNLGRAENLLVSMLKKRDQWMPLLAELGNLQDKSLFDHALNRLVVSEFAAWHAVLKPQLSLLKEACSILLSVEEGNRPEGSEWSLLSSFDIEQNLPGRGALDNQLNAWKQLANALLTASGTFRARLTKKEGFPNASAEQKDIKEQMSEVLSSLAEQDASGQCAQSLAAIRGLPSAEYTEDQWQGIVDLMTLLKTAAAYLKIGFSHAGQTDFIEVAQAASEALGEEEQPTDLAQRLDYQIKHLLIDEFQDTSVSQFKFLKKLIAGWQVDDQHSLFIVGDPMQSIYRFREAEVGNFLEVWSGRLGQVSLACRHLTVNFRSDQAVVDWVNDVFPSVLPAQNQIERGAVCYSPSLAKKESDAFSQVVTHWAINRNDEQELVEVVDLIKKRVGELEPAESIGILGRSRGHLMPIARTLKQQGIGFRAVELETLSERQEIQDAQALTRALLHLSDRPAWLALLRSPIVGLSLSDLYALLGDAKSFKQPVLQRLNDAALVATLSDEGQKRLAHALPILLRAVSQVGYLAWSRLIRETWLALGMAQSVESETALQNVNAYWQMLQDLEADSTEPLTFERLQSAVDNLFAAPDASEGAQTVELMTMHKSKGLEFDTVILPGLGKATRGDEKPLMTWLNFKDEQQDYLVMAPLDQKGQSTSDLVGFIQRFEAEKQGYELGRLLYVAATRAKTQLHLFASVAVGETKLIKIEEGKAELLPAEKSLLSGLWQSQKQAFDKLLKDYVFEQEALEEEVVAPKVSRMPLQGLVSLENWWQKQLAKESMTLVTGDLITKPPAKYSATDKAQMAISESDAMMITAIGNLVHAVLEQWAQTGALLQQDSVKKFEGQAGYYRYWLAQQGLTGEQLNTAVERVNTSLKNVLQSSKLNWALNPKHTESATELALSSFGLAFEEVDDIEARDNVETFGATQHHIVDRTFVDEQGVRWIIDYKTSYWHDQMSVSRKDFVQSKVDEYRSQLERYGKLFSQIEQRPQKHVLYFTYLDEWVEVAETA, encoded by the coding sequence ATGAGTATATCGGTTTTGCAGCATTTACAACCGGACACAGCGTTGGACGATGGGCAAGCACGTTTTGATGCGATTCAGCCACAGCATTCTTTTATCGTGCAAGCGCCAGCGGGTTCTGGAAAAACCGCTTTGCTCACCCAGCGTTTTTTGGCGCTACTTTCGCAAGTAGAGGCACCAGAACAGATTGTTGCCATGACTTTTACCAAGAAAGCTGCTGCCGAGATGCAAGAGCGTATTTATCATGCGCTGCAAGCTTCACAACACCCTTTGAAAGCTGATGCCGGCATCTATGAAAAAAACACTTGGTTGTTGGCGCAAGCCGCTTTGCAAAATAGTGAAAAACAGCAGTGGCAGTTGCTGGAAAACCCACAAAGATTGCGTATTCGTACCTTGGATTCTATGAACAGCGCCCTGGTGCAACAAATGCCGTTGCTGTCGAGATTTGGCGCTTCGGTATCCGTGATTACGGATGCCGAGGTTTTATATCGTCAAGCCGCTCGCGATGCGTTGAACGATCCTGATGCGGCTAAAGCCAGTATCACACTGATTGAAAAGGTAAACGGCAACCTTGGCCGCGCGGAGAATTTGTTGGTTTCGATGCTGAAAAAGCGTGATCAATGGATGCCATTATTGGCTGAGCTCGGCAATCTACAGGATAAATCACTGTTCGACCATGCCCTCAACAGGCTGGTGGTGTCGGAATTTGCCGCTTGGCATGCTGTGTTGAAACCACAGCTATCCTTATTGAAAGAGGCTTGTTCCATTTTGCTTTCCGTTGAGGAGGGTAATCGACCAGAGGGAAGTGAATGGTCTTTGTTGTCCTCGTTCGATATTGAGCAAAATCTGCCAGGCAGGGGGGCGTTGGATAATCAGCTTAATGCGTGGAAGCAGCTGGCAAATGCTTTGCTGACAGCAAGCGGCACCTTTAGAGCGCGTTTGACCAAAAAAGAGGGTTTTCCAAACGCTTCGGCAGAACAAAAAGATATCAAGGAGCAAATGTCTGAGGTTTTGTCTAGCTTGGCGGAGCAGGATGCGAGCGGACAATGTGCGCAGAGTTTAGCCGCGATTCGTGGGTTGCCATCGGCTGAATATACTGAAGATCAGTGGCAAGGTATTGTCGACTTGATGACGTTGCTGAAAACCGCGGCAGCTTATTTGAAAATCGGCTTTTCTCATGCCGGACAAACGGATTTTATCGAAGTGGCGCAAGCGGCTTCAGAAGCGTTGGGCGAGGAAGAACAACCGACTGATCTGGCGCAGCGCTTAGATTATCAAATTAAACACTTGTTGATCGATGAGTTTCAGGATACATCGGTTAGTCAGTTTAAATTTCTGAAAAAATTAATTGCCGGTTGGCAGGTCGATGATCAACACAGCTTGTTTATCGTTGGTGATCCCATGCAGTCAATTTATCGTTTCCGTGAAGCCGAAGTGGGTAATTTTTTGGAGGTTTGGTCGGGGCGCTTGGGGCAAGTGAGTTTGGCATGCCGACATTTGACTGTGAATTTCCGTTCAGATCAAGCGGTAGTTGATTGGGTGAATGACGTTTTCCCAAGCGTATTGCCAGCACAAAATCAAATTGAGCGCGGAGCGGTTTGTTATAGCCCGTCATTGGCGAAAAAAGAATCGGACGCTTTCAGTCAGGTGGTCACCCATTGGGCAATCAATCGCAATGATGAGCAAGAGTTGGTTGAGGTGGTTGACCTCATTAAAAAACGGGTGGGGGAGTTGGAGCCAGCAGAGTCAATCGGCATTCTCGGGCGTTCTCGTGGGCACTTAATGCCGATTGCGCGTACGCTAAAACAGCAAGGAATAGGGTTTAGAGCAGTAGAGTTGGAGACGCTTAGTGAGCGCCAGGAAATACAGGATGCGCAAGCACTGACACGGGCGTTATTGCACTTGTCGGATCGGCCTGCTTGGTTGGCGCTCTTGCGAAGCCCTATTGTCGGATTGAGCTTGTCGGACTTGTATGCTTTGCTGGGGGACGCAAAAAGTTTCAAACAACCTGTTTTGCAGCGATTGAATGATGCCGCGCTGGTGGCGACCTTATCGGACGAAGGGCAAAAACGTTTGGCGCATGCATTGCCCATTTTGTTGCGAGCGGTTTCGCAAGTGGGATATTTGGCGTGGTCTCGATTGATTAGAGAAACTTGGTTGGCGCTGGGGATGGCGCAATCTGTCGAATCTGAAACGGCTTTGCAGAACGTCAATGCTTATTGGCAAATGTTGCAAGATTTGGAAGCAGACTCGACGGAACCTTTGACATTTGAACGCTTGCAGTCAGCGGTGGATAATTTGTTTGCTGCGCCAGATGCTTCAGAAGGTGCTCAGACTGTTGAGTTGATGACCATGCATAAATCGAAAGGGCTGGAGTTTGATACGGTCATTTTGCCAGGGTTAGGCAAGGCGACGCGTGGCGATGAAAAGCCGCTAATGACTTGGTTGAACTTTAAGGACGAGCAGCAAGACTATTTGGTGATGGCGCCGTTGGATCAAAAAGGGCAAAGTACGTCAGATTTGGTTGGTTTTATCCAACGGTTTGAGGCTGAGAAGCAAGGCTATGAATTGGGGCGCTTGCTTTACGTAGCCGCCACGCGAGCCAAAACGCAATTGCACCTGTTTGCCAGTGTTGCGGTTGGTGAAACTAAGTTAATCAAAATCGAAGAAGGTAAAGCAGAGTTGTTGCCAGCAGAGAAATCGCTTTTAAGTGGTCTGTGGCAGAGCCAAAAACAAGCCTTTGATAAGCTGTTGAAAGACTATGTTTTTGAACAAGAAGCATTGGAAGAGGAAGTTGTTGCGCCTAAAGTAAGCCGTATGCCTTTGCAAGGATTGGTGAGTTTAGAAAATTGGTGGCAAAAACAGTTGGCAAAAGAAAGTATGACGTTGGTTACAGGAGATCTGATAACCAAGCCGCCAGCAAAATATTCAGCAACTGATAAAGCACAAATGGCAATATCCGAATCTGACGCTATGATGATTACGGCAATTGGCAATTTAGTGCATGCAGTGCTGGAGCAATGGGCGCAAACAGGTGCTTTGTTGCAGCAAGATTCAGTTAAGAAGTTTGAAGGACAAGCAGGTTATTACCGTTACTGGTTGGCTCAACAAGGTTTAACGGGCGAACAATTAAATACAGCGGTTGAGCGTGTAAATACTTCATTGAAGAATGTGTTACAAAGTTCAAAGTTAAACTGGGCGCTTAATCCTAAACATACAGAGTCGGCAACAGAATTGGCGCTCAGTTCTTTTGGTTTGGCTTTTGAGGAAGTGGACGATATTGAAGCAAGGGATAACGTAGAAACCTTTGGCGCAACACAACATCACATTGTCGATCGTACGTTTGTGGATGAGCAAGGTGTGCGTTGGATTATTGATTATAAAACTAGCTACTGGCATGATCAAATGAGTGTTTCTAGAAAGGATTTTGTTCAAAGTAAAGTCGATGAGTATCGCTCTCAACTGGAACGCTACGGGAAGTTGTTTTCTCAGATAGAACAACGCCCGCAAAAGCATGTTTTGTACTTTACCTATCTTGATGAGTGGGTTGAAGTTGCTGAAACTGCTTAA
- a CDS encoding YraN family protein — protein sequence MGLLSKIIGQKKEQDAATYLQSQQLQIINQNYRCKGGEIDLICLDKDTSNHKNEEIILVFVEVKHRKTTNYGQPEEAVDKSKQRKIILCAQTFLQKNPEYQNHAMRFDTLSFIAEQTSPNWIQNAFWLD from the coding sequence TTGGGATTACTCAGTAAAATTATCGGCCAGAAAAAAGAACAGGATGCGGCTACCTACCTTCAGTCTCAACAACTGCAAATCATCAATCAAAACTATCGCTGTAAAGGCGGTGAGATTGATCTGATTTGTTTAGACAAAGACACTAGCAATCACAAAAATGAAGAAATCATTTTGGTGTTTGTTGAAGTTAAACACAGAAAGACAACAAATTATGGTCAGCCGGAAGAAGCTGTCGATAAAAGCAAACAGCGAAAAATCATTCTCTGTGCCCAAACCTTTCTACAAAAGAATCCAGAATATCAAAATCATGCCATGCGATTTGACACACTGAGTTTTATTGCTGAGCAAACCTCACCCAACTGGATTCAAAACGCCTTTTGGCTCGACTAA
- a CDS encoding class I SAM-dependent methyltransferase — protein sequence MSDLSKTQEQILRHHGGDGAFARQRITETYERRHDDEFWHFWQEKVAKNYQAGDGILDMGAGIGQFVQDCAQRYPDAQVYGIEAAPYMLEEPLALPQNAEILIDDLNDPKSNIAENSLSMVMANMVVHELVQPIKMFRAAYQWLKPGGRLCIIDLVRQPLSDYLERRYPGTALWDEETTVEDLEDAFEHFLEHNRYHADDIEFMLTAGGFKVIEKSLQRNGRFVWLVVEK from the coding sequence ATGAGTGATTTATCGAAAACACAAGAACAGATTCTAAGGCATCACGGTGGGGATGGCGCGTTTGCCAGGCAGCGTATCACCGAAACCTACGAGCGCAGACACGATGATGAGTTCTGGCATTTTTGGCAAGAAAAAGTGGCCAAAAACTACCAGGCAGGGGATGGCATTCTAGATATGGGCGCCGGTATTGGACAGTTTGTACAAGATTGCGCGCAACGTTATCCAGATGCACAAGTTTATGGAATTGAAGCGGCACCTTATATGTTGGAAGAACCTCTGGCTTTACCACAAAATGCTGAGATTCTGATTGATGACTTAAACGACCCCAAATCGAATATTGCCGAAAATTCGTTGTCTATGGTGATGGCAAATATGGTTGTTCATGAACTGGTTCAGCCAATCAAAATGTTTCGCGCAGCTTACCAATGGTTAAAGCCGGGTGGTCGTTTGTGTATTATCGATTTGGTAAGACAGCCTTTATCTGATTATCTTGAAAGACGTTACCCGGGAACAGCACTTTGGGATGAAGAAACGACTGTTGAAGACTTGGAAGATGCGTTTGAGCACTTTTTGGAGCACAACCGTTATCATGCCGACGACATCGAATTTATGCTAACGGCAGGCGGTTTTAAAGTGATAGAAAAATCGTTACAGCGTAATGGACGCTTTGTTTGGCTTGTGGTTGAAAAATAG
- a CDS encoding PD-(D/E)XK nuclease family protein encodes MNLSPNCLHITVNSRLTQFLKSSFIAQQAERRAGDQSIKVALTPQVMTWIQWWQTWQDALLLRGEVSLEALPKKVISDFEAQNLWHSLLEDACVEEGLLLLNKAQTAKQLHQAWLYDHEYLYGQLGQEDVPDALFSDLYLTEETQLYIHLKQRYLAVLQQRQLWDSALLMQYRLDWFDSIEQAPMDIKLQGFDIEHLDDLPPYMKHWIQLVRAKGGQVEMAETEPSMTAPQQLYRAMDEVDEAQQAAAWAYEQYQNLSREIQAPRIAIVAPDISTVEPALTWALDEQLLLQEAEPLKLFQPQATPSKFYNVSLGRSLADVPLVKNALQVLEFAISASCKAGDAAKFEYNQVSEWLISPYTPGDFVERQALDFRLRTWQWAKLSLNELLKALQPPDAVNEADADAGPAKSFVYPPKGLLKALKAMAQSGRFLNRQAGKALSAQAFYEFAIEVLEASDWATTSADGALNSVEFQQKLAFLKALYLFSDQLVLTSKHGSNQLAATEWLVRLRQFVAEQLHQPESVSDAPIQVIGMLEAGGQHFDALWVMGMTANAWPREAKPNPFLPIALQREYQLPRADVARELRYAQRLTERLATSAQQVVWSYAQQSEGQLNLISPLVESYLQKQPEESMEYAPLPYQSLAEVMFLERTPVEMVLDNKAPAVTPGDKVPGGSAILTAQQKCPLMAFFDYRLGAKYQLETVEQGMQSNHLGTLVHQVLEWFWQEVKNQSALIRLSDEQLKQKLDDLLQQAMQTMDQHFNEHYLALEKKRIGHLLFEWLQLEKQRPAFEVVAFEQAVELDLAGIKLSIKIDRIDQLETDGIGQPPVFILDYKTGKATINDLLKVPLEAPQLAIYLHAFDEGLPMEQAEVKGLGYGMIHSDDGVKFSVVAENEAFLPNKKATNFEALADKVGEFEGASWEAFLQHLKASVLALATSVQQGNADMLFAKPTDVQYAASLLALRLPEAQALLADG; translated from the coding sequence TTGAACTTGTCACCAAATTGTTTGCATATCACGGTCAATAGTCGATTAACGCAATTCTTGAAATCCTCATTCATTGCGCAGCAAGCGGAAAGGCGAGCTGGTGACCAGTCGATCAAAGTTGCGCTTACGCCTCAGGTGATGACTTGGATACAATGGTGGCAGACTTGGCAAGACGCTTTACTACTACGTGGTGAAGTGTCACTTGAGGCCTTGCCGAAAAAAGTGATTTCCGATTTTGAAGCACAAAATCTTTGGCATTCGTTATTGGAAGACGCTTGTGTGGAAGAAGGTCTGTTATTGCTCAATAAAGCGCAAACAGCTAAACAACTGCATCAGGCATGGCTTTACGATCATGAATATTTGTATGGACAGTTGGGGCAAGAAGATGTTCCCGATGCGCTGTTTTCAGACCTTTATTTAACCGAAGAAACACAACTCTATATTCATCTTAAACAACGTTACTTGGCAGTTTTGCAGCAACGTCAGTTGTGGGACTCAGCCTTGTTGATGCAGTATCGTTTGGATTGGTTTGATTCGATTGAACAAGCTCCTATGGACATCAAGCTGCAAGGGTTTGATATTGAACATTTGGATGATTTGCCGCCTTATATGAAACATTGGATTCAACTGGTTCGAGCCAAGGGTGGTCAAGTCGAGATGGCTGAAACAGAACCATCCATGACAGCGCCCCAGCAGCTTTATCGCGCGATGGATGAGGTGGATGAAGCGCAGCAAGCGGCAGCGTGGGCTTATGAACAATATCAAAATCTTTCGAGAGAAATTCAGGCACCTCGCATCGCCATCGTCGCCCCAGATATTTCGACAGTAGAGCCAGCACTCACTTGGGCGTTGGATGAACAACTGTTATTGCAAGAAGCCGAGCCTTTAAAGCTGTTTCAACCGCAGGCGACACCGTCTAAATTTTACAATGTTTCCTTGGGGCGCTCTTTGGCCGATGTGCCTCTGGTCAAAAATGCGCTTCAGGTATTAGAGTTTGCCATCAGCGCATCGTGCAAGGCAGGCGATGCCGCCAAGTTTGAGTATAACCAGGTTTCCGAATGGCTGATTTCACCCTATACGCCTGGCGATTTTGTTGAACGCCAGGCACTGGACTTTCGTTTGCGCACTTGGCAATGGGCGAAGCTGTCGCTTAATGAATTGCTCAAGGCGTTACAACCACCTGATGCTGTTAATGAAGCTGATGCGGATGCAGGGCCGGCAAAAAGTTTCGTTTATCCCCCAAAAGGTTTATTGAAAGCATTAAAGGCCATGGCCCAGTCTGGCAGATTTTTAAATCGACAAGCAGGCAAAGCTCTGAGCGCACAGGCGTTTTACGAGTTTGCCATCGAGGTGCTTGAAGCATCCGATTGGGCAACGACTTCAGCCGATGGCGCGTTGAACAGCGTTGAGTTTCAACAAAAACTGGCATTTTTAAAAGCGCTCTATCTATTTTCCGACCAACTTGTCCTGACGTCAAAACATGGGTCAAACCAGCTAGCGGCAACTGAATGGCTAGTACGATTGCGCCAATTTGTCGCAGAACAATTGCATCAGCCAGAATCAGTAAGCGATGCGCCGATTCAGGTCATTGGGATGTTGGAAGCCGGTGGGCAGCATTTTGATGCGCTTTGGGTCATGGGGATGACTGCCAATGCCTGGCCGCGGGAAGCCAAGCCCAACCCGTTTTTACCGATAGCGCTGCAACGTGAATACCAGCTTCCTCGTGCCGATGTCGCCCGGGAGTTGCGCTATGCCCAACGCTTGACCGAACGACTTGCGACATCCGCTCAACAAGTGGTTTGGTCTTATGCGCAACAGTCAGAAGGGCAGTTGAATCTCATCAGCCCTCTGGTTGAAAGTTATTTGCAAAAACAGCCGGAAGAATCGATGGAGTATGCCCCATTGCCTTACCAGTCTTTGGCTGAGGTGATGTTTTTAGAGAGAACGCCTGTCGAAATGGTTTTGGATAATAAGGCGCCAGCCGTTACGCCTGGTGACAAGGTGCCGGGCGGTTCAGCGATTTTAACCGCGCAGCAGAAATGCCCGTTAATGGCATTTTTCGATTATCGTCTCGGTGCCAAGTATCAATTGGAAACGGTTGAACAAGGCATGCAAAGCAATCATTTGGGAACGCTGGTGCATCAAGTGCTGGAGTGGTTTTGGCAAGAAGTGAAAAACCAATCAGCGCTGATCAGGTTAAGCGACGAACAACTCAAGCAAAAGCTTGATGACTTGTTGCAACAGGCGATGCAGACAATGGATCAGCATTTCAATGAGCACTATTTGGCTCTTGAGAAAAAGCGAATCGGTCACTTGTTGTTTGAATGGCTGCAGTTGGAGAAACAACGCCCGGCTTTCGAAGTGGTCGCTTTTGAACAGGCGGTGGAACTGGATTTGGCAGGCATAAAGCTGTCAATCAAGATTGACCGAATCGATCAATTGGAAACCGATGGCATCGGTCAGCCTCCGGTTTTTATTTTGGATTATAAAACCGGAAAAGCGACGATTAACGATTTGCTAAAGGTGCCTTTGGAAGCCCCACAGCTAGCGATTTATCTACATGCATTTGATGAAGGATTGCCCATGGAACAGGCAGAGGTGAAAGGTTTGGGCTATGGTATGATTCACAGTGATGATGGCGTCAAGTTTTCAGTTGTCGCTGAAAATGAAGCTTTCTTGCCAAATAAAAAGGCGACGAACTTTGAAGCACTCGCTGACAAGGTAGGCGAGTTTGAAGGAGCCAGTTGGGAAGCGTTTCTGCAACACTTGAAAGCGTCTGTTTTGGCGTTGGCAACGTCTGTCCAGCAAGGAAATGCAGACATGCTATTTGCTAAGCCTACTGATGTGCAATACGCTGCCAGTCTATTGGCATTGAGGTTGCCAGAAGCTCAAGCACTATTAGCGGATGGATAG
- a CDS encoding YhcH/YjgK/YiaL family protein — MAVIGNYFQVKEFFKTNNKLNQVFAYLDDALDPTSEVHQRIFSSKEPRVQKNDIDGECFAMEQVYMTKERESCFFESHKKYVDFQLILSGCEQMEVIDIRHLSFKNFEEDKDFISYEDSTKASKIVMQHEDLSVYFPNDAHLGLAFFETKQLVYKTVVKVPVEYFR; from the coding sequence ATGGCTGTAATCGGCAATTATTTTCAAGTTAAAGAGTTTTTCAAAACTAACAACAAACTTAATCAAGTGTTTGCGTACTTAGACGATGCGTTGGATCCAACATCGGAAGTTCATCAACGTATTTTCTCAAGTAAAGAACCAAGAGTACAAAAAAACGATATTGATGGCGAATGTTTTGCAATGGAGCAGGTTTACATGACTAAAGAGCGCGAGAGCTGCTTCTTTGAGTCTCATAAGAAGTATGTAGACTTTCAATTGATCTTATCAGGTTGCGAGCAAATGGAAGTAATCGATATTCGTCACTTGTCCTTCAAAAACTTTGAAGAAGATAAAGATTTTATTTCTTATGAAGACAGTACAAAAGCATCAAAGATTGTTATGCAACACGAGGATTTATCAGTTTACTTTCCTAATGACGCACATTTGGGGTTAGCGTTTTTTGAAACCAAACAATTGGTTTATAAAACGGTGGTTAAAGTACCTGTTGAATATTTTAGGTAG
- a CDS encoding HDOD domain-containing protein — protein MELKDQLVQARVLLNKTEKISIPREVLKLRQLLAEQEFPNAQEMAHIIGQNAILAGEIVQAANLPSMHGKNYRVIHTIHDAIDILGVRRLRNLVTAISLKLGLENFGHKQLIKHSIKVAEACAEIAKMTGVTTGDGAYLLGLFHNIGAIMMTKLDPNYENIFAKSLSSPFSTNQAELDTYRTSHGLVGVLVADEWELDTPFKKTMILHHEPNLDSIRNPELKQLVALIQLANGLVSEQVFQVYMTPELKEMIERSQQVLNLSDDQLNELRKAIT, from the coding sequence ATGGAACTTAAAGATCAACTGGTTCAAGCACGTGTACTTCTTAACAAAACCGAAAAAATCTCCATCCCAAGGGAAGTCTTAAAACTTAGACAACTGCTTGCTGAGCAAGAGTTTCCAAACGCTCAGGAAATGGCGCATATCATTGGTCAGAACGCGATTTTAGCCGGTGAAATTGTCCAAGCCGCCAACCTACCGTCCATGCATGGCAAAAACTATCGTGTTATTCACACCATTCATGATGCGATTGATATTTTGGGGGTTAGACGCTTAAGAAACCTAGTGACGGCCATTTCTCTGAAACTAGGGTTAGAAAATTTCGGCCACAAACAGCTCATCAAACATAGTATAAAAGTAGCGGAAGCCTGTGCGGAAATTGCCAAAATGACGGGCGTCACCACTGGCGACGGGGCCTATCTACTGGGATTATTCCACAACATTGGGGCGATCATGATGACTAAACTTGACCCTAATTATGAAAACATTTTTGCCAAAAGCTTGTCTTCCCCTTTTTCAACCAACCAAGCTGAACTTGATACCTATCGAACTTCTCACGGCTTGGTGGGGGTTTTAGTTGCAGATGAGTGGGAATTGGATACCCCTTTCAAGAAAACCATGATTCTCCATCATGAGCCGAATCTTGACAGCATCCGCAACCCAGAATTAAAGCAGTTGGTTGCCTTGATTCAACTGGCAAACGGCCTGGTCAGCGAACAAGTATTTCAAGTGTATATGACACCAGAACTGAAAGAGATGATTGAGCGCAGTCAACAAGTACTAAACCTATCCGATGACCAACTTAACGAGTTACGTAAAGCGATTACCTAA